The following are encoded in a window of Streptomyces sp. 11x1 genomic DNA:
- a CDS encoding VOC family protein: MKENTTRLDHVVLWVREPVAAAGFYEKAVGLEPVRVDEYTAGQAPFPSVRVNDETIIDLMPLAMASEMRMVPAAAAGAGHPVNHVCLAMPGPAFDELRGRLEEREVPVSEISHDSFGARGPARRSFYFRDPDGNVFEARHYE; this comes from the coding sequence CACGACACGCCTCGACCACGTCGTCCTCTGGGTGCGGGAGCCGGTCGCCGCGGCCGGGTTCTACGAGAAGGCCGTGGGCCTCGAACCCGTGAGGGTCGACGAGTACACGGCGGGGCAGGCACCCTTTCCCTCCGTCCGGGTCAACGACGAGACCATCATCGATCTCATGCCCCTGGCCATGGCCTCGGAGATGCGGATGGTGCCGGCCGCCGCCGCCGGTGCCGGACATCCCGTCAACCACGTGTGCCTCGCCATGCCCGGCCCCGCCTTCGACGAACTGCGCGGCCGACTGGAGGAGCGGGAGGTCCCCGTCTCGGAGATCTCCCACGACTCCTTCGGCGCCCGCGGACCCGCCCGGCGCAGCTTCTACTTCCGGGACCCGGACGGCAACGTCTTCGAGGCGCGGCACTACGAGTAG